The following are from one region of the Strix aluco isolate bStrAlu1 chromosome 30, bStrAlu1.hap1, whole genome shotgun sequence genome:
- the PPOX gene encoding protoporphyrinogen oxidase isoform X1 — MPPTVAVVGGGISGLAACYHLARGPRPPKVLLLEASGRLGGWLQSTRTADGAVFEHGPRGVRPGGAVGTDTLHMVSELGLESDVLPVPGDHPASQNRFLYAGGALHKLPSGLGGLLRPVPPFSRALLWSGVQDLLAPAGTEPDESVHAFAHRRFGREVADIAVDSLCRGVFAGDCRALSIRSCFPALFEAERRWRSVLLGLALGSGKERGAESGLSRRARAERWSQWSLRGGMESLAEALAAFLRPRGVELRCHAPLLRLRRCPDGRWQLTLADGTVTADHVISALPAAALAEVLPDEAEPLAQELRRIPAVSVAVVNLQYEGVTLPVTGFGHLVPSSEDASLLGIVYDSVAFPQHNGTGAASVRLTVMLGGAWFGQSFGEAAAPALLLQRAQAAVREQLGLEPAPTRCIVRVHQACIPQYTLGHWQRTERIGRFLAEQQLPLSLVGASYAGVSVNDCIASARAAVERLLGWPC; from the exons ATGCCGCCGACCGTGGCCGTCGTGGGGGGCGGCATCAGCGGCCTGGCCGCCTGCTACCACCtggcccgcggcccccgcccgcccaaG gtgctgctgctggaggccaGCGGCCGCCTCGGGGGGTGGCTGCAGAGCACCCGCACCGCCGACGGGGCCGTGTTCGAGCACGGGCCGCGGGGCGTCCGCCCCGGGGGGGCGGTGGGCACCGACACCCTGCACATG GTCTCCGAGCTCGGCCTGGAGAGCGACGTCCTGCCCGTCCCCGGGGACCACCCGGCCTCCCAGAACCGCTTCCTCTACGCCGGCGGGGCCCTGCACAAGCTGCCCTCGGGCCTGGG gggcctgctgcGGCCGGTGCCCCCCTTCTCGCGGGCGCTGCTCTGGAGCGGGGTGCAGGACCTGCTGGCGCCGGCCGGGACGGAGCCCGACGAGAGCGTTCACGCCTTCGCCCATCGCCGCTTCGGCCGCGAG GTGGCCGACATCGCCGTGGACAGCCTGTGCCGGGGGGTGTTCGCCGGGGACTGCCGCGCGCTGAGCATCCGCTCCTGCTTCCCCGCGCTCTTTGAGGCCGAGCGGCGCTGGCGCTCCGTCCTGCTGGGGCTGGCGCTGGGCTCCG GGAAGGAGCGCGGGGCCGAGTCGGGGCTGAGCCGCCGGGCGCGGGCCGAGCGCTGGAGTCAGTGGTCGCTGCGGGGCGGGATGGAGAGCCTGGCCGAGGCGCTGGCGGCCTTCCTGCGCCCACGCGGCGTCGAGCTGCGCTGCCACGCGCCCCTGCTCCGCCTGCGCCGCTGCCCCGATGGCCGCTGGCAG ctcACCCTGGCAGACGGCACCGTGACGGCCGACCACGTGATCAGCGCCCTCCCGGCCGCAG ccctggctgaggTGCTGCCGGACGAGGCTGAGCCGCTGGCACAGGAGCTGCGGCGCATCCCAGCTGTGTCGGTGGCCGTGGTGAACCTGCAGTACGAGGGCGTCACGTTGCCTGTCACG GGCTTTGGGCACTTGGTGCCCTCCTCCGAGGATGCCTCCCTCCTGGGCATTGTCTACGACTCGGTGGCCTTCCCCCAGCACAACGGCACCGGGGCCGCCTCGGTGCGGCTGACG GTGATGCTGGGAGGTGCCTGGTTCGGGCAGAGCTtcggggaggcggcggccccggcgctgcTGCTGCAGCGGGCGCAGGCAGCCGTGCGGGAGCAGCTGGGCCTGGAGCCGGCCCCGACCCGCTGCATCGTCCGGGTGCACCAG GCCTGCATCCCCCAGTACACACTGGGCCACTGGCAGCGCACAG AGCGCATCGGCCGCTTCCTGGCggagcagcagctgcccctcAGCCTCGTCGGGGCCTCCTACGCCGGCGTCTCCGTCAACGACTGCATCGCCAGCGCCAGAGCGGCTGTGGAGCGGCTGCTGGGGTGGCCCTGCTGA
- the PPOX gene encoding protoporphyrinogen oxidase isoform X2 — protein MPPTVAVVGGGISGLAACYHLARGPRPPKVSELGLESDVLPVPGDHPASQNRFLYAGGALHKLPSGLGGLLRPVPPFSRALLWSGVQDLLAPAGTEPDESVHAFAHRRFGREVADIAVDSLCRGVFAGDCRALSIRSCFPALFEAERRWRSVLLGLALGSGKERGAESGLSRRARAERWSQWSLRGGMESLAEALAAFLRPRGVELRCHAPLLRLRRCPDGRWQLTLADGTVTADHVISALPAAALAEVLPDEAEPLAQELRRIPAVSVAVVNLQYEGVTLPVTGFGHLVPSSEDASLLGIVYDSVAFPQHNGTGAASVRLTVMLGGAWFGQSFGEAAAPALLLQRAQAAVREQLGLEPAPTRCIVRVHQACIPQYTLGHWQRTERIGRFLAEQQLPLSLVGASYAGVSVNDCIASARAAVERLLGWPC, from the exons ATGCCGCCGACCGTGGCCGTCGTGGGGGGCGGCATCAGCGGCCTGGCCGCCTGCTACCACCtggcccgcggcccccgcccgcccaaG GTCTCCGAGCTCGGCCTGGAGAGCGACGTCCTGCCCGTCCCCGGGGACCACCCGGCCTCCCAGAACCGCTTCCTCTACGCCGGCGGGGCCCTGCACAAGCTGCCCTCGGGCCTGGG gggcctgctgcGGCCGGTGCCCCCCTTCTCGCGGGCGCTGCTCTGGAGCGGGGTGCAGGACCTGCTGGCGCCGGCCGGGACGGAGCCCGACGAGAGCGTTCACGCCTTCGCCCATCGCCGCTTCGGCCGCGAG GTGGCCGACATCGCCGTGGACAGCCTGTGCCGGGGGGTGTTCGCCGGGGACTGCCGCGCGCTGAGCATCCGCTCCTGCTTCCCCGCGCTCTTTGAGGCCGAGCGGCGCTGGCGCTCCGTCCTGCTGGGGCTGGCGCTGGGCTCCG GGAAGGAGCGCGGGGCCGAGTCGGGGCTGAGCCGCCGGGCGCGGGCCGAGCGCTGGAGTCAGTGGTCGCTGCGGGGCGGGATGGAGAGCCTGGCCGAGGCGCTGGCGGCCTTCCTGCGCCCACGCGGCGTCGAGCTGCGCTGCCACGCGCCCCTGCTCCGCCTGCGCCGCTGCCCCGATGGCCGCTGGCAG ctcACCCTGGCAGACGGCACCGTGACGGCCGACCACGTGATCAGCGCCCTCCCGGCCGCAG ccctggctgaggTGCTGCCGGACGAGGCTGAGCCGCTGGCACAGGAGCTGCGGCGCATCCCAGCTGTGTCGGTGGCCGTGGTGAACCTGCAGTACGAGGGCGTCACGTTGCCTGTCACG GGCTTTGGGCACTTGGTGCCCTCCTCCGAGGATGCCTCCCTCCTGGGCATTGTCTACGACTCGGTGGCCTTCCCCCAGCACAACGGCACCGGGGCCGCCTCGGTGCGGCTGACG GTGATGCTGGGAGGTGCCTGGTTCGGGCAGAGCTtcggggaggcggcggccccggcgctgcTGCTGCAGCGGGCGCAGGCAGCCGTGCGGGAGCAGCTGGGCCTGGAGCCGGCCCCGACCCGCTGCATCGTCCGGGTGCACCAG GCCTGCATCCCCCAGTACACACTGGGCCACTGGCAGCGCACAG AGCGCATCGGCCGCTTCCTGGCggagcagcagctgcccctcAGCCTCGTCGGGGCCTCCTACGCCGGCGTCTCCGTCAACGACTGCATCGCCAGCGCCAGAGCGGCTGTGGAGCGGCTGCTGGGGTGGCCCTGCTGA
- the B4GALT3 gene encoding beta-1,4-galactosyltransferase 3 produces MLRRLLERPCTLALLVGCQFAFVAYFSLGGFRNLTSLFGRAAGPVFDYSRTHDVYANLSRLLPRRPARPDPARPLPFCPERSPFLVGPLTVSFSRVPTLEQIQAKNPAVREGGRYQPLTCEARSRTAVIIPHRNRETHLGHLLYYLHPFLQRQQLHYGIYVVHQAGNSTFNRAKLLNVGVKEALKDEEWDCLFLHDVDLIPENDHNLYTCDPWNPKHVSIAMNKFGYSLPYPQYFGGVSALTPDQYMKINGFPNEYWGWGGEDDDIATRVRLAGMKIARPPVSIGHYKMVKHKSDKGNEENPHRFDLLIRTQRMWTQDGMNSLTYALLAKHLHPLYTNLTVDIGTDPRAGHGRRGPVPGHEGQRYRSSTSLFREEMLRKLPRDATGWRDQGLSLSPRSPTAAVRQPLMGNGTGSPPGITQRSPEAAREGDAHPGSSAGVAVVQEEGTLPARGGNQSLPQGPR; encoded by the exons atGCTGCGGCGGCTGCTGGAGCGGCCCTGCACGCTGGCGCTGCTCGTGGGCTGCCAGTTCGCCTTCGTCGCCTACTTCTCCCTGGGGGGGTTCCGCAACCTCACGTCCCTCTtcggccgcgccgccgggcccgTCTTCGACTACTCCCGCACCCACGACGTCTACGCCAACCTCAGCCGGCTGCTGCCCCGCCGGCCCGCGCGCCCCGACCCTGCGCGGCCGCTGCCCTTCTGCCCCGAGCGGTCGCCCTTCCTCG TCGGCCCGCTGACGGTCAGCTTCAGCCGGgtgcccacgctggagcagatccAGGCGAAGAACCCGGCGGTGCGGGAGGGCGGCCGCTACCAACCCCTCACCTGCGAGGCCCGGTCCCGCACCGCCGTCATCATCCCCCACCGCAACCGCGAGACCCACCTGGGCCACCTCCTCTACTACCTGCACCCCTTCCTGCAGCGCCAGCAGCTGCACTACGGCATCTACGTGGTGCACCAG GCTGGCAACTCCACCTTCAACCGTGCCAAGCTGCTGAACGTGGGGGTGAAGGAGGCGCTGAAGGACGAGGAGTGGGACTGCCTCTTCCTGCACGACGTCGACCTCATCCCCGAGAACGACCACAACCTCTACACCTGCGACCCCTGGAACCCCAAACATGTCTCCATCGCCATGAATAAATTCGGATACAG CCTGCCGTACCCCCAGTACTTCGGGGGGGTCTCAGCTCTCACCCCTGACCAGTACATGAAGATCAACGGTTTTCCCAACGAGTACTGGGGCTGGGGCGGCGAGGACGATGACATTGCCACCAG GGTGCGCCTGGCCGGCATGAAGATCGCCCGCCCGCCCGTCTCCATCGGCCACTACAAGATGGTGAAGCACAAGAGCGACAAAGGCAATGAGGAGAACCCCCACAG GTTCGACCTGCTGATCCGCACGCAGCGGATGTGGACGCAGGACGGGATGAACTCCCTCACCTACGCGCTGCTGGCCAAGCATCTCCACCCCCTCTACACCAACCTGACGGTCGACATCGGGACGGACCCTCGCGCCGGCCACGGCCGCAGGGGCCCGGTGCCGGGCCACGAGGGCCAGAGGTAccgcagcagcaccagcctcttcCGGGAGGAGATGCTGCGCAAGCTGCCGCGGGACGCCACGGGCTGGCGGGACCAggggctgtccctgtccccacggtCGCCCACAGCCGCCGTGCGGCAGCCGCTGATGGGTAATGGCACCGGTTCCCCTCCGGGGATCACCCAGCGCAGCCCCGAGGCTGCCAGGGAGGGCGATGCCCACCCGGGGAGCAGCGCCGGCGTGGCTGTGGTGCAGGAGGAGGGTACCCTGCCCGCCCGCGGGGGCAACCAGAGCCTGCCGCAAGGACCCCGCTAG
- the ADAMTS4 gene encoding A disintegrin and metalloproteinase with thrombospondin motifs 4, translating to MRRALLPLLVAAVAAVGAAPGPACPVTAPGEAGTRSRVGPAPRRAKRFASVPRYVETLVVADESMGRFHGAGLRRYLLTVLAAAARSFGHGSLGNAVELRVTRLVVLGQGTPGPPITSNAAQVLRDFCQWQRELNVPDEDSPLHFDTAILFTRQDLCGAATCDTLGMADVGTVCDPERSCAIVEDDGLQSAFTAAHELGHVFSMLHDTSPPCRELNGRSGAARRVMAPVLSSLEPGEVWSPCSARFITDFLDNGHGHCLLDKPPEWLQLPSALPGSVYPLWRQCQLAFGPESRPCGDPQPPCAALWCTARAGGRAVCQSKRLPWADGTPCAGGGTCLDGLCAGPGRLRELTTRTDGGWGPWGPWGGCSRTCGGGVRLSHRGCTAPAPRHGGRYCEGKRTRFQSCNVEECPGSTPLAFREEQCAAHNHRPDPATGLPGPPDWVPRYSGVPERDRCKLTCQSRTLGYYHVLQPRVTDGTPCSPESTGVCVQGRCVPAGCDRVIGSKKKFDKCMSCGGDGSGCTKVYGSFAKARYGYNDVVTIPAGATHLLVRQRSAGGGAFLALRRPGGGSLLHGGRVLLSSATDVPLPGGATLRYSGATAAAETLAGRGPLREALVLQALVVDERRPPRLRFSFFVPRARGRPSAAWEQQKAEILEILRGRRRDK from the exons ATGCGCCGCGCGCTCCTGCCGCTCCTGGTCGCCGCTGTCGCCGCCGTcggggccgcccccggccccgcgtgTCCCGTCACGGCCCCGGGCGAAGCCGGGACACGGTCCCGCGTGGGGCCGGCCCCGAGGAGAGCCAAG CGCTTCGCCTCGGTGCCGCGGTACGTGGAGACGCTGGTGGTGGCGGACGAGTCGATGGGGCGGTTCCACGGCGCCGGGCTCCGGCGGTACCTGCTGACGGTGCTGGCGGCGGCCGCCCGGTCCTTCGGCCACGGCAGCCTCGGCAACGCGGTGGAGCTGCGGGTGACGcggctggtggtgctgggccagGGCACCCCCGGGCCCCCCATCACCTCCAACGCCGCCCAGGTGCTCCGCGACTTCTGCCAGTGGCAGCGGGAGCTCAACGTCCCCGACGAGGACAGTCCCCTCCACTTTGACACCGCCATCCTCTTCACCCGGCAG gaCCTGTGCGGGGCGGCCACCTGCGACACGCTGGGCATGGCCGACGTGGGCACCGTCTGCGACCCCGAGCGGAGCTGCGCCATCGTGGAGGACGACGGGCTGCAGTCGGCGTTCACGGCCGCCCACGAGCTGG GCCACGTCTTCAGCATGCTGCACGACACCTCCCCGCCCTGCCGGGAGCTGAACGGCCGCTCCGGGGCCGCCCGCCGGGTGATGGCTCCCGTCCTCTCCTCGCTGGAGCCCGGCGAGGTCTGGTCTCCGTGCAGCGCCCGCTTCATCACCGACTTCCTGGACAACGGCCACG GTCACTGTCTCCTGGACAAGCCTCCGGAGTGGCTGCAGCTGCCCTCGGCGCTGCCGGGCAGCGTGTACCCGCTGTGGCGACAGTGCCAGCTGGCCTTCGGGCCCGAGTCGCGGCCCTGCGGGGACCCGCAGCCGCCCTGCGCCGCGCTGTGGTGCACGGCCCGGGCCGGCGGCCGCGCCGTCTGCCAGAGCAAGCGCCTGCCCTGGGCCGACGGGACGCCGTGCGCGGGGGGGGGCACCTGCCTGGACGGGCTCTGCGCGGGGCCCGGCCGCCTGCGGGAGCTCACC ACGCGCACGGACGGCGGCTGGGGCCCGTGGGGGCCGTGGGGCGGGTGCTCGCGGACCTGCGGCGGCGGGGTGCGGCTCTCCCACCGCGGCTGCACCGCGCCGGCGCCTCGCCACGGCGGCCGGTACTGCGAGGGCAAACGGACCCGCTTCCAGTCCTGCAACGTGGAGGAGTGTCCCGGCAGCACCC ccctcGCCTTCCGGGAGGAGCAATGCGCCGCCCACAACCACCGCCCCGACCCCGCCACGGGGCTCCCGGGCCCCCCGGACTGGGTGCCGCGCTACAGCGGCGTCCCCGAGCGGGACCGGTGCAAGCTGACCTGCCAGTCCCGGACCCTGGGCTACTACCACGTGCTGCAGCCGAGG GTGACCGACGGGACGCCCTGCTCCCCCGAGAGCACGGGGGTGTGCGTGCAGGGCCGCTGCGTCCCCGCCGGCTGCGACCGCGTCATCGGCTCCAAGAAGAAGTTCGACAAGTGCATGAGCTGCGGCGGCGACGGCTCCGGCTGCACCAAGGTCTACGGCTCCTTCGCCAAAGCCCG CTACGGCTACAACGACGTGGTGACCATCCCGGCGGGCGCCACGCACCTCCTGGTGCGGCAGCgctcggcgggcggcggcgccttCCTGGCGCTgcggcggccgggcggcggcTCCCTGCTCCACGGCGGCCGCGTCCTCCTGTCCTCCGCCACCGACGTGCCGCTGCCGGGCGGCGCGACCCTGCGCTACAGCGGGGCCACGGCGGCCGCAGAGACGTTGGCCGGGCGGGGGCCACTGCGGGAGGCGCTGGTGCTGCAGGCGCTGGTGGTGGACGAGCGGCGCCCGCCGCGCCTCCGGTTCAGCTTCTTCGTGCCCCGGGCGCGGGGACGCCCGTCGGCAGCCTGGGAGCAGCAGAAGGCCGAGATCTTGGAGATCCTCCGGGGCCGCCGGCGTGACAAGTAG
- the NDUFS2 gene encoding NADH dehydrogenase [ubiquinone] iron-sulfur protein 2, mitochondrial — MAPAPPLAALWAGRRTRSAKGKMAALRALGRLRAPSGLRAAAVARLGPAPARAARQWQPDVEWAQQFAGAVMYPSKETEKWVPPPWNDKDPVAHKKVSSLTINFGPQHPAAHGVLRLVMELSGETVKKCDPHIGLLHRGTEKLIEYKTYLQALPYFDRLDYVSMMCNEQAYSLAVEKLLNIRPPLRAQWIRVLFAEITRLLNHIMAVTTHALDIGAMTPFFWMFEEREKMFEFYERVSGARMHAAYIRPGGVHQDLPLGLMDDIYEFVKNFSMRIDEVEEMLTNNRIWKNRTVDIGVITAEEALNYGFSGVMLRGSGIHWDLRKTQPYDVYDQVEFDVPIGSHGDCYDRYLCRVEEMRQSLRIILQCLNKMPEGEIKVDDAKISPPKRAEMKSSMESLIHHFKLYTEGYQVPPGATYTAIEAPKGEFGVYLVSDGSSRPYRCKIKAPGFAHLAGLDRMSQGHMLADVVAIIGTQDIVFGEVDR, encoded by the exons AtggcgccggccccgcccctcgccgcgcTGTGGGCGGGGCGGCGCACGCGCAGCGCCAAGGGCAAGATGGCGGCGCTGCGGGCGCTGGGGCGGCTGCGGGCACCttcggggctgcgggcggcggcggtggcgcggctggggccggccccggcccg GGCGGCGCGGCAGTGGCAGCCCGATGTGGAGTGGGCCCAGCAGTTCGCCGGCGCCGTCATGTACCCGAGCAAGGAGACGGAGAAGTGGGTGCCGCCACCGTGGAAcg ACAAGGACCCTGTGGCTCACAAGAAGGTCTCGAGTTTGACCATAAACTTTGGGCCGCAGCACCCGGCTGCCCACGGGGTCCTGCGGCTGGTGATGGAGCTCAGCGGGGAGACGGTGAAGAAGTGCGACCCCCACATCGGCCTCCTGCACCGAGGCACCGAGAAGCTCATCGAGTACAAGACGTACCTGCAG GCGCTGCCCTATTTCGACCGCCTGGACTACGTGTCCATGATGTGCAACGAGCAGGCCTATTCCCTGGCCGTGGAGAAGCTGCTCAACATCCGCCCGCCGCTGCGGGCTCAGTGGATCCGAG ttCTCTTTGCAGAGATAACGCGGCTGCTCAACCACATCATGGCTGTGACCACGCACGCGCTGGACATCGGGGCCATGACGCCCTTTTTCTGGATGtttgaggagagggagaag ATGTTCGAGTTCTACGAGCGGGTCTCGGGGGCGCGGATGCACGCGGCCTACATCCGCCCCGGCGGGGTGCACCAG GATCTGCCCCTGGGGCTGATGGACGACATCTATGAGTTCGTGAAGAATTTCTCCATGCGGATCGACGAGGTGGAGGAG ATGCTGACCAACAACCGCATCTGGAAGAACCGCACGGTTGACATCGGGGTGATAACGGCGGAGGAGGCTCTCAACTACGGGTTCAG CGGGGTGATGCTCCGGGGCTCGGGGATCCACTGGGACCTGCGCAAGACGCAGCCCTACGACGTCTACGACCAGGTGGAGTTCGACGTCCCCATCGGCTCCCACGGCGACTGCTACGACAG GTACCTGTGCCGCGTGGAGGAGATGCGACAGTCGCTCCGTATCATCCTCCAGTGCCTCAACAAGATGCCAGAGGGGGAGATCAAAGTAGACGATGCCAAAATCTCCCCCCCGAAGCGGGCAGAGATGAAG AGCTCCATGGAGTCCCTGATCCATCACTTCAAGCTCTACACTGAGGGCTACCAAGTGCCCCCCGGAGCCACCTACACGGCCATCGAGGCCCCCAAG GGCGAATTCGGCGTCTACCTGGTGTCGGACGGCAGCAGCCGGCCCTACCGCTGCAAGATCAAGGCGCCGGGCTTCGCTCACCTG GCCGGTCTGGATCGGATGTCGCAGGGCCACATGCTGGCGGACGTCGTGGCCATCATCG gcACGCAGGACATCGTCTTTGGGGAAGTGGATCGGTGA
- the FCER1G gene encoding high affinity immunoglobulin epsilon receptor subunit gamma isoform X1: MGARLLLAAALLLLRTPAAEALVEPELCYILDAVLFLYGIVLTVLYCRLKFLAHRASQQGAGKEKEEAIYTGLSTEGQEMYETLQTKRS; the protein is encoded by the exons ATGGGCGCCCGCCTGCTGCTCGCCgccgcgctgctgctgctgcggacCCCGGCCGCAG AGGCCTTGGTGGAGCCGGAGCTCTGCTACATCCTGGATGCCGTCCTCTTCCTCTACGGCATCGTCCTCACCGTCCTCTATTGCCGCCTCAAG TTCCTGGCTCACCGAGCGTCCCAGCAGGGAGCGGGCAAGGAG AAGGAAGAAGCCATCTACACC GGGCTCAGCACTGAGGGCCAGGAGATGTACGAGACCCTCCAGACCAAACGCTCCTGA
- the FCER1G gene encoding high affinity immunoglobulin epsilon receptor subunit gamma isoform X2: protein MGARLLLAAALLLLRTPAAEALVEPELCYILDAVLFLYGIVLTVLYCRLKKEEAIYTGLSTEGQEMYETLQTKRS from the exons ATGGGCGCCCGCCTGCTGCTCGCCgccgcgctgctgctgctgcggacCCCGGCCGCAG AGGCCTTGGTGGAGCCGGAGCTCTGCTACATCCTGGATGCCGTCCTCTTCCTCTACGGCATCGTCCTCACCGTCCTCTATTGCCGCCTCAAG AAGGAAGAAGCCATCTACACC GGGCTCAGCACTGAGGGCCAGGAGATGTACGAGACCCTCCAGACCAAACGCTCCTGA